The following DNA comes from uncultured Methanobacterium sp..
ATATGGATGAAATGGTTTAAGGGAATGGTTTTTAGAGGAAATATTTTAAACCAATAATAACATAATGTAATCCATAAATATTTGAGGTGATTTCATGGTTTACTGTCATAATTGTGGTACTAAAAATGATGATGATGCTGAATTTTGTTCTAAATGTGGAGAACCGCTGCGAGATGTCAGGGATGATTATGGTGGAAGACGCCATCACCGCCGTGATGATCGATACTACCGTCAGAGGAATGAATGTTTCGGACTTCCACACGGTAATGTAATTGGACCACTTATTGGTGGAATTATACTAATTTTAATAGGCCTAGCCTCATTTACTGGATTCCAGAACATGTGGAACTATATCTGGCCAGCAATTATCATCATTGTAGGTCTGTTGATAGTAGTAGGTGCAATTTACAGTTCCAGTAAAAGGAAATAACCATAAATTTTCCCTTTTATTTTCAAAACCCTTTTATTTTCAAATCTTTTTAGGAAATCCTCTTATTTTATTTGATAATTTCTTTGTTTGAATAAAAAATAGAAATAAAAATTATAATTAAAATAAATATTAAAATAAATAAAATTATTACATTAACTTTGCCCGAACCTTTTTTTAAGACTTCAATTAAGATTACAATGTTATAATGCCATATTTGAGTCTTTAACGATGTTGTAAGGCTCTATTTGAGTCTTTTAAGGATGTTGTAATGCCCTATTTGAGTCTTTTAAGGATGTTGATTAAAACTTTAATTTAGGTTTTAAGACTCTTGATCGAGGTTTGCAGTTTTTGAGTGTTTCAACTTGCCACCACATTCACACTCGTCACTAAAATCATCCGGGGACTCCCCTGGTTCTAATTGGTAATAACCACTACAGGTATCACAGACCAGATAACCGGGATTTTCGGTTTGTTTATTTCTTTTCGACCTGAACTTTTCCTTTAGTTCCTCACTGGAAACAGTTCCACTTTCTGTTATACTTCTTCTAGTAGGATTCCTCTTTTCAGCAAGTTTCCTTTTTATTTCTTCGTTAGAAACCACTTCAACCACCATTTATTTAACAAATCATAAATGCTACCGAAAATAATTCTACCCAAAGAAAATGTTATCCCTGATCAAATATAATGTTATTTATGATCAAAGATTAATCATAATCATATAAAATGCTCCCCAATTAATAGTATGATTCTCAAAAATATTTATGATTTATTCTTATTTAACCTTCTTTTTAGGAAGCTAACACATCTTTTCGCATCGCTTAATTTAACATCTTTTAATTCAATTTCACCTTCACTATGTATGATTTTTAAGGTCACCTTTCTTGGAGCAAATATTTGATAACCTGTCGAAATCAAGGATCCGAGACCTGATTTTTCTGAAACGATTTTTGGTTTACTGGTACTATCTAAAATATCTATGATATTGGTAATATCCTCAAATCGGATTAATTGCCCATCATCAGCTTCTATTCCTTCCTTAATTATTTTAATAAATTTTGAATTCCCATTTCCCTTAATTATATAATGTCCTTTAGTTTCCAATATTTCCTGCACTTGGGTTGCCAGCTTAATTTCTTTCACATAAGCTTTGTCCATTGATGAGGCCCTGTAATCTTCAAGGGTTTTAGTTGGTGACGCTTTATAATCTTCAATAGTTTCACTTGATGAAGTTTTATAATCTTCAACAGTTTTACTTGGTGACGCTTTATATTCTTCAGTAATTTCACTTCGGCCCTTAATTATAAGTTCTTCTCCAGTGGAAGAATCATCTATAACATTGGCATCTTCATTATTTTCATCATCAATTTGTTCTGCATGAACATCTTCATTACCTGCCCCACCAACACCCTCGTTACCTGTATGAACATCTTCATTTTCTTCGATAACATCGAAAGTATCTGAGTAAATTAATTCTCCCCCACATTCACATTCCTTACTAAAGTCTTCTGGTTTTTCTCCAGGTTGAAGTTCATAATATCCCCCGCATTTATCACAGATTAAATAACCCATCTAAGACACTCCTTCTATGTAAGAAATTAATTCTTTAAGACACTAATCCTATCTAAAACACTAATCCTATCTAAGACACTAATTCTAATATAACCCATTTACAATTCATGTACCCCAATACAACAGAAATTGTACCCTCATACATGAAATTATATTGTATCACAATAAGGTAAGAATAATATTCATCTATCACAAATACAGCAGAAATATTTATCGTTGGAATTTTATCGTTAGAATATTTAGTAGTTAAGGATATTTTTTGATTTTAATGGGTAATTTTGTGGGCAGTTAAACTAAAAACTCCTGACACATAGATTTAGGATTAAATACGAAATTAAATGGATTATTCATAAACACAGGCTGATTTTTTCAGGCAATCCTGACATATTATTTCATGGCTGTTTTCAGAAACTGCAATTCTGGTTAGAATCCAGAATATGACCAATATAAGGAAATATAATTCAGTTATTAAATTTCCTTTAACAATATCCAGTCCCACTAGTACCAGAAAGGATCCAGTAACCAGTGCCATGTTGGAAATAAATTTCAATTTTATCCCTACTTTCAAGAATATGATAATTAACAATGCAGCAAATACTGTACAAATCCCAATCCAGAATGATATTTCCCCATAGATTGAAGGATATTCCGTCAAAGGATATCCTAAAAAATAGTAAATCACTACTCCTACAGTAGCAAGGAGGTGCACCTACAGAAAGACCGAAACACCCCGGGCAATATTTTCTACCATTAATGGTTAAAGTGTGTGAAGAAAACTTACCACAATCAGGGTGATGGCCTTCAAACTGCATATTACCCTGATTTATGGTTTTTTGCTTGGAATCATTTTGAAATTTCAGTAGTGTTTTACATTTTGATGGGTATATTGCTGCAAACATCCCTAAGATACAGATCACAATGAAAAGGAATAATATAATTGATTCGTTAAGGGAATAATGTGATGTTGAAGGTGCAGTTGATTGAGGAGACCATAAGTACATGGCTACCAGGAAAAAAAGTCCTGAAAAGGAAATCAGAATGAGGAAAATGTTTTGAGTGTTAAAATTATTTTCCCTGAATTGGGTTATGGACATCTTTTTAGTTAACGCAAATATCTTTTCACTTAACCGGGATATCTTTTCACTTAACGGGATTTTAGATATCAATAAAGATCCCTCAATGCCTGCAGGAGGCCCTGGCCTGCCATGTAACGGTAAGTTTGTCTTTTAAATTTATTCCGTGAAAACACACCGGTAATTCTCCGCCGCATACTACCATAGAAACTGCGGTAGCACTGGTAAAGTTCTTCCTGAACCTCGTCCCGGGATAAATGTTCGGTGGGCATCACTGCATGCACCATATCATAGTTGGCCCAGTTATCATCTTCCAACCATCCCTGCTTTCTGGCAGTTTCATAAAGCTCGGTTCCAGGAAATGGAGTCAGGATCATGAAAATCGCTATATCTGGATCCACATAGTTAACAAAATCCCTTAACCCCTGGATTGATTCATGGGAGTCCTTCCGGTCACCGGTGATGAGTGTTGCCTGGGAAAAAATGTCATTTTCTTTCAATAGATCCATGGAAAGCTTGGCATCACTGGCTTTAATCCCCTTATGATAATCCTGCAGTATCTGGTTATCATGCCGCTCCAACCCTGCCATGATCCAGTAATTACCCGCTTTTCTCATTTTAGGCAAGTTATCTTTATTTTTTATGATATCATCGCTTCGAGCCTGCATGAACCAGGTTAAATCCTTAGAAAGTCCCCTTTTGATCAATTCATCACACAGTGTACTGGTTCTTTTACCCAGACCAAAGTTATCATCGGTTAACCACAGGAAGGTGATACCATATTCATTGTAGATGTGTTCCATTTCATCGGCGATTCTACCAGGGGATTTTGGTCTCCATTTACCTCCCCAGTGCTGCCACTGCGAGCAGAATGTACATTTATAGGCACATCCACGGGATGCTTCCACCAGGGCGTATCCTGCACCGGAGTAGGCCATCATTTTGAAGTTGTACTTCTTCATATGCTGATTAACAAAATGGTAACCCGGGAATGGAAGGTCATCCAGGTTACTGATGAATGGACGGGGTGGATTATGAATGATTTTTGAACCATTCCTGAAGGATAATCCTTTAACATCTACCGGTGATTGGTCATTTTCCAGACTTTTTACCAGTTCATAAAGGGTGACTTCTCCCTCACCACGCACCACAAAATCAATTTCTGGATAGGTAGAAAGGCTCTCATCTGCCAGTGCAGTGAAATATTGACCCCCAACTACTGTCTTAACATCTGGATTTAGTCTTTTAGCAATTTCCA
Coding sequences within:
- a CDS encoding protease htpX — protein: MVSNEEIKRKLAEKRNPTRRSITESGTVSSEELKEKFRSKRNKQTENPGYLVCDTCSGYYQLEPGESPDDFSDECECGGKLKHSKTANLDQES
- a CDS encoding radical SAM protein — encoded protein: EIAKRLNPDVKTVVGGQYFTALADESLSTYPEIDFVVRGEGEVTLYELVKSLENDQSPVDVKGLSFRNGSKIIHNPPRPFISNLDDLPFPGYHFVNQHMKKYNFKMMAYSGAGYALVEASRGCAYKCTFCSQWQHWGGKWRPKSPGRIADEMEHIYNEYGITFLWLTDDNFGLGKRTSTLCDELIKRGLSKDLTWFMQARSDDIIKNKDNLPKMRKAGNYWIMAGLERHDNQILQDYHKGIKASDAKLSMDLLKENDIFSQATLITGDRKDSHESIQGLRDFVNYVDPDIAIFMILTPFPGTELYETARKQGWLEDDNWANYDMVHAVMPTEHLSRDEVQEELYQCYRSFYGSMRRRITGVFSRNKFKRQTYRYMAGQGLLQALRDLY
- a CDS encoding zinc ribbon domain-containing protein, producing the protein MVYCHNCGTKNDDDAEFCSKCGEPLRDVRDDYGGRRHHRRDDRYYRQRNECFGLPHGNVIGPLIGGIILILIGLASFTGFQNMWNYIWPAIIIIVGLLIVVGAIYSSSKRK